Sequence from the Bremerella volcania genome:
GGCCTCGATATCCATCCCGGGCCAAAGCAGCAGGTAAGCTACGTTGCGATTTGCGGGAACACTTACTTTAATGGCCGAACGCCAGGTGAGCCCTTTACAACCGGCATAGATGAAAACCGCCATCGACCACATCACTACCCAAGGTGATATAGCTGTGACCGCAAGGAGGAAAGCAATGATGTTGAAACCGTCGAACAATAGACCTCAATCCCAAAACCCAATATTTCAAGCATCCTATGAACTGTCGGCACAACGGACCATTAACCGAGACCTTCATCGATTCCATCCACAAATGACACGATTTGAACTTTCTTTTCATTCGGTCTCCGCCGTGGTAGCCTAATTATCGCGAATAAAGTTCTTCCCGCCTGACGAGTCTAGACTACCAAGATGTCGACACGCGAACTTATCGTGATTCTCCTAGCGATGGCCCTTCTTTGGGTACAGCCAGAAAAGGTGTTTGCCATGGCCGCAACCATCGCGGCTCCCGAGATCCCCGTGGAGGACAAACAGCAACTAACGATTTTGACGCTGAAGTGGGACCCGAAATGGAATCGTTTCGAGCAGGCCGACTTGAGTTGGTCGCTGGACGACGATGGCCAATGGACCGCTGACCTTCCTCCTGGTGGATACCAGGTCGAGATCCATGGAGAAGTTCTAGGTGAAAAGGCATTCTTTCGTTCGCCGCGTTGGTTGGTAACCACCGCGGCGGTCGATTGGGTACTCGAGCTACAGCCGCTCAGAATTGAGTTGGAAAACCAATCAGAACCACTTGGGATACGACACCTCAAATTACGCAGTTTCGCAACGACAGGGGAGGTGAGCATCCATGAAGGGGAACCAATCGGATCGGTAAGACTGTACACAACGACCGAAACCCAGCTGGATGTCACGTTGATTGGCGAGAATCACGACACGATCGCACTCGGGCATGTGAAGATTATGCCGACGCACTCGCGGATCCGCGGAGCGCGAGACGGGGAAACGTTTGCCGCCATTACGACAATCTCGACCTCCGGCCGCTACTGGTATCGTCGGCCTGTCTCTTTGGCGGAAGGGAACCCGCCGATCGCGTCCGCCACGCTCAACCTGGCGCATCCACGTGGTGAACTAAACGTGAACTTTCGAGAAGGGCTGCATCTGGTCACCAACCGTCCGACCTTCCACATGAGCTACGAACTGAACGCCGAGTCAGGCCGCAAGTTGATCTCGCGGAAGTGCCTGGTTTCAGTCAAGGACTTGGAAGAGTTTCAGCTGGGTGGTCCTTTGCAGGTATCGGCGTTCGCGAAGATCCTGACCCGGCTTCCCAGCACCCAGGAATATCGTGTCGGTGGCATATTGAACGATCCTTCTGGGATCGAAATCGATAAGGGCAGGTCGGATATCCACTGGTCAGAGACCTTCACCATGCGGGGCAATCAGCCACTTCCGAAGAATCCGCCCGATGAAATCAATCTTGGGCTGCTGGGTAATCCTCTGGAAACGGTGAAGTTGGCCGCCTCGTGGGAGTGGGCAAGCAAACACGAAGAGCTCGTTACGCCCGCGGAGTTCGTCAAATTCCGATCCGCGAATTTTCAGTTGGATGCTCCCGCCGGCTGGCGAGACCGGGCGGCAATCTATTTGCACCAACTGGAGCACTGCCGGGCAGTTTTGAAAGTGACGACTGGCCGCAAAGGTCCCAACACAACTCAGATTCGCTGGCGTCTGAACACCCACAACGCAAAAGCCCAAGTGGGCGGAAAGCAGTCGTGGATGAGCATGCCGCTAAATGGGCTGTATGAAGCCGTCGATCCCTTTGGTCGCCCCTGGTTTATGGTGCACGAAATGCTGCACACGTTTAACTACAATCACGGTAAACCAATGACCGAGCAGGTAAACATCGGTCGCAAAGAACTTGGCCTGACTCGCTGGCGCATCCCCGAGGATCTTTATCATAGCGAAGACGTCCACATCTCGGTCATCCCCACGAATCTGAACTGATCGTATCGATTCCGCAGTATGGTGACTTGCCCCAGAAGTTACTCCGCTTGTTGCCCGCGGCAGCGTTTCCCTCTTGGCAAGCGTCGTCAAGCAATGTTTAATCCGCTTGACGATCAGGCAATGGGTTGCCTCCGATCGCGGTTGAATTCCTAGTACGGCAACGTGATTGGCCAGCGGCGAATGGCTTCTGAGGAAAACGAAAAGCTGGGCGTGCTCTCGACCCTTTCCATCGGGATTGGTGGAATGGTCGGAGGGGGAATCTTTGCCGTGACCGGGCTGACGGTCGAAGTGACCAAAGGGGGTGCTCCGGCGGCTTTTTTGATTTCGGGAATCGTCGCTCTGCTGACCAGCTACTCGTATCTCAAGCTAACGCTGCGATATCCGGGCGAAGGGGGTACGGTTGAGTTCTTGAACCGGGCCTTCGGCGGAGGCATTCTCACCGGGGCGGCGAACATCCTCCTGCTGCTGAGCTACGTCGTGCTGCTGGCCATCTATGCCTACGCGTTTGGAAGCTACGCGGCCAGCTTCTTTCCCAAAGAGGATCAGGCGTTCTGGCTGCATAAGTTCATTTGCGCGGTGATCGTCGGTTTGTTTCTCTTGAACCTGTTCGCGTCGAAGCTGGTCGTGCGGTCCGAGAATTTCTTCAATGCCGCCAAGATGATCTTGCTGCTGGCATTCATCCTGTTTGGCCTGGCAACGCCGATCGAGTGGAGCCGGCTCGATTACGAGCACTACGTTTCGGCGCCAGGCCTGATCGCCGGCGCCATGCTCATTTTTCTGAACTACGAAGGCTTTGAACTGATTGCCAACGCCTCCAACGACGTGGCCAACCCGAAACGTACGCTGCCCATTGCGTACCTGGGGGGTGTGGCGATCGTCATGGTGCTCTATTTTCTGATCGCGCTGGTCGTCGTCGGACATCTTGGTTTCGAAGAAGTTTCCCAGTCCAGCGCACACGTCCTTTCCGTCGCCGCCGACGACGTCATGGGGCGCACAGGCTACATCGCGATTGCGGTCGCTGCCATCTTCGCGACCAGTTCGGCCATTAACGCCACCTTTTACAGTACCGGAAGACTCACTTACATCATCGCCAAGAGTGGTGAACTACCGACCGAGCTAGAGCGTTCGATCCGCGGTCAGCATGCCGAAGGAACGTTCATCACGGCGGCCCTGGCCCTGCTGATCGCGAACTTCGTTCCTTTGGAAGCCATCGCAACGATGGGCAGTGCTGGCTTTCTGCTAATCTTTCTGGGCGTGAACGTCGCCGCGGTTCGCCTGGCGAAAGAGACCGGCGGCCGGGTATGGATTTCCGCGCTGGCGGCCATTAGCACCTGGATTGCTTTGGTAGTGCTTTGCATCGAAGTCGACGAGAACGCTGCCACCCGGAAACATCTCTGGATTCTCTTTGGCATGATCGTTCTTTCCCTGGCAATCGAAGTCGTCTACCGTAGCGTCACTGGGCGGAAAATTCGCCTGGTGAAATGGAAGAATCACGATGCGAAGTGAAGTAAGATGAACGCTGCCCCTTTCATCTGATCCACTTCGATCCTCGGAAAGCTTCCCATGCGAAGTCGTGCTTTGTGCCTGGTATGCCTGTGGACTCTTGCCATCGCAGGTCCGATTCTCGCCCAAGAGCCCAATATGCCCCGGCCACGCCTCTTGGTGCTGACCGATATCGGTGGCGACCCCGACGACCAGCAGTCGATGGTTCGCCTGATGATTTATGCGAACCAGTTTCGCCTGGAAGGACTGGTGGCTTCCGCTTCGGGTACGCCTGGCGAGCTGAAGAAAGCGATCACGCAGCCTCAGCTCATTCGCGAGATCGTCGACGCGTACGCCCAGGTACGGCCCAACCTGGCCAAGCACGAGTCGAACTGGCCAGAGGCCGCGCAACTGGCCGCGTGCATCAAGTCGGGCAATCCCGAGCGAGGGCGAAAGCACATCGGCGACAAGCACGACACCGAAGGCTCCAAGTTTCTAATCGAGCGAATCGATGCCGGCACGAAGGACGATCCCTTGAACATCGCCATCTGGGGTGGCCAGACCGACCTGGCTCAGGCACTATGGCGTGTGAAGCATGATCGCAGCGAAGCCGAATATCAAACGTTCGTCCAGAAGCTTCACGTCTACGACATTGCCGACCAGGACGGCATCGCCGATTGGATGCACGACGAGTTCCCCGGCATGTTCTACATCCTCAGCAAAGCCCCGCCGGGAGAGGACCGACGCCAAGCCACCTTCCGCGGGATGTACCTGACCGGAGACCTTTCCCTGACCAGCCGCGAGTGGATCGACCAACACATCCGCTCCCAGGGACCGCTCGGCAAGCTCTATCCGACTAAGACCTGGACCAGTCCCAATCCACATGGCTGCCTGAAGGAAGGGGACACGCCGTCGTGGTTCTTCTTTCTGCCAAGTGGAGGCAACACGCCGAGCGATCCTTCTCAGCCTGGCTGGGGAGGTCAATATACGCTAGCTCAAGACGGATGGTACCGCGACCGGCCAAAAAGCAGCGGCGACCCGCGCGAGTCGGTCTCGCGCTGGAGGCCTGAATTCCAGAAAGACTTCGCAAAACGAATGGCGTGGTGCGTTGACTAAGCACGGGGGCTATCGATCATTCTCGATGAAATACGAAGAAAACAGTTCTTTTTCATCCGTCGCGTAGATATTCTGAATGGTTAGCCATGGGCAGACTTTTCACTATGAGCATACTTCGGGGGAGAGCGCGATGAAGACCACCTTGGCATCGATGATCTTATTGTTGGTTTGTCTTCTCAGCCCTGGCATCCTTTCCGCCGAGGACCCGGCAGCCGACGATGTCGCCACGGCCGAAACGGCGATGATCTATGGCTATCCGATGGTGATGAACTACGCGGCCATCTACGAGTTCTTCATCGATACGACTTCCAGTCAATACAAGTGCGGCTTCAACGAGGTCTTCAACACGGCCCACGTCGCGACACCCGCCGACACAGCCGTCGTAACGCCCAATAGCGACACGCCCTATTCTTTCTTCTGCGCCGACCTGCGAGCGGAACCGGTCGTCTTTGCCGTGCCGCAAATCGAAGAAGATCGCTACTTCTCGGTGCAGTTGGTCGATCTTTACACCTACAACTATGGTTACGTTGGCAGTCGCACGACCGGCAACCAAGGAGGTAAGTACATGGTCGCGGGACCGAACTGGACCGGTGAGAAGCCCCCTGGCATCGACCAGGTATTCCGCTGCGAAACTGACTTCTCGATGGCCATCATTCGCACGCAGCTGTTCGATCCGGCAGACATCGAGAACGTCAAGAAGGTCCAGAAAGGGTACCAGATCCTGCCCCTCTCGACCTTCCTGGGCGAGCCTTCGCCAGAGAGTCCTCCGCAAGTCAACTGGCCCAAGATCGACAAAGAACTGGCCACCAAAGATCCGTATGCCTACCTGGCATTCCTCTTACGATTCTGCCCCACGGTCGGTCAGGCGAAGGTCGAAGAGCCCCTTCGGGCTCAGTTCATGAACATCGGCATTGAAGCCGGTAAGCCCTTCCCGTGCTGCGAACTTTCCGAAGGGCAGAAAGTTGCTTTAAAGCTCGGCGGCGAAAAGGGAATCGCGGCCATCAAAAACAAGGTCGCTAAGATCGGCACCGAGATGAACAGTTGGCGCGTCACCGCCGCGTTCGGAGATCGCGACTTCTTTCAAGGAGACTGGACTCTACGTGCCGCGGCCGCCATGGCCGGTCTGTACGGTAACGATGCCGAGGAAGCCACTTATCCGCTGACCGTTCAAGACGTCGACGGCCACCCGCTCGACAGCAGCAAACAGAACTACGCCCTCACGTTTCCCGCCGGCCAGTTGCCGCCGGTCAACGCGTTCTGGTCGGTCACCATGTACGACGGCAAGACGCAGCTATTGATCGAAAACCCGATCGATCGTTACCTGATCAATTCCCCCATGCTGCCAGGCATGAAGAAGAATGCCGACGGCTCGCTCACCATCTACATCCAGAAGGATTCGCCGGGCAAGGAGAAAGAGGCCAACTGGCTGCCAGCTCCCGACGGCCCAATCTACCTGGTCATGCGGCTCTACTGGCCCAAGACCGAACCACCATCGATCCTTCCGCCAGGCAAGGGAAGCTGGAAACCGCCAGGGGTCGTCAAAGCCGACTAAGCGGCTTGGCGACGCATCTTGATCGAATGCGGACTATCGTCGTCGAAGTTAGTCAGGCTGCGCACCGCGTACGAATCATTGCCGTTGGAAGCATAGTAGATCCGGGCATTCACTTCACCCAGCAGCCCCATGCCGAACATCTGCGAGCCGAGGATCGTGCTCAGCACGGCAAACAGCAGTAGCGGGTTGCCGGTCATATCGACCTGGCCGATCAGCTTCATGCCGATGGTAGTCAACACGCTAAGACCCGCAATGCCCAGGCAGGCAAAGCCCATCCGGCCGAACAGCTTCATCGGGCTGGTGAAGAACTGCTGCATGTAGGCGACGGTCAGCAAATCGAGCACCACCCGCGTGGTGCGGCCGATGCCGTACTTCGTTTGACCGAAGCGGCGGGCATGATGCCGCGTGACGACTTCCACGCACTTCGCCCCGCGCTGATGCGCCAGAATCGGGATGAAGCGGTGCATCTCGCCGTACAGTTCCAGCTCGACGGCGATCTCGCGGCGAATCGCCTTGAGGGTACAGCCGAGGTCATGAATCGGAAACTTGGTCACCTTCGAGATCAACCAGTTGGCGATCTTGGAAGGAAGCTTGCGATTGACGAACGCGTCCTGGCGATTCTTCCGCCAGCCATGTACCAGGTCGAAGCCTTCGTCGATCTTCTCGAGCATCATCGGAATGTCTTCCGGATCGTTCTGCATGTCGCCGTCAAGCGTGATCACCACGTCCATCGACGCGTGCTGAATGCCCGCGTGCATGGCCGCCGTCTGGCCATAGTTCCGGCGAAACTCAACCACCTTCACATGCGGATCGGTCGCGGCCACTTCCTTGAGCTTCGCCGTCGACCCATCGCTGGAACCGTCGTCGACGAACAAAATCTCATAGTCCCGCCCCAGGTTTGCTAGCACGCCGTGCAAGCTGCTGTAGAGCAGGGGAATGGTCTCGATTTCGTTGTAAATCGGAACGACAACGGAAACGCTCATAATGGCAAAACCCGCGTGAAACTCGAAAAAAATAGGGGCCAAGGGTCGCAGTGATGCCCTACCGCCAGAGCCCTGGTCGCGGGAATGTTAGCAAAGGGTGGGTTTCGGGGGCAATGTCGGTTATCAAGTGGTGAGGAAACAACCACCATTCCAGTCCCCTCTCCCCTCCGCAACATTATTCAACTGATAGCGGGCGAACCGACTAAAGCGCGGGTGCTTTCCGTGAACCTTTCAATAATTTCCCCCTCGCCAGCTGAAAAGTACTTGTTTACCCGTACGCTGGCGACTTAACTGAATGGTTCTTCCCATGTTACGATGTATGCCCTGGTGTGCGTGCGACGCGATCGACACGAAGGATGCTGCGATGAGAATACTCCTGTGGATGGCGTGTTGCCTGTTGGCGACTTCTCCTGTTTATGCCCAGGGCTACGTTGCCCCGGTGGCCCCTTTGTATGGTAACTATGGGTATGCCTCGACGGCGGCCGAAGGGGCGCTTAATGGGATGGCCAACGTGGTCAGTGCCCAGGGTTCGTACAACCTGCAAACGTCCGAAGCGGCGATCAACATGACTCAGGCCCAAAGCCAAGAGATCGCCAACCACCAGCAGTACGCCAATACCTACTTCCAGATGCGAGCCCAGCGCGACGCCTACGAGGCGAAGAAGCACCCGCGTCCGACCGAGGAACAACTGGTGAGCCTGGCCCAGTCAGAGGCCCCAAAGGGCCTTCCCCCAGGCAGCGTCGACAAAGAAACCGGCAAGCTCAATTGGCCCACCTTGCTGCAATACCCCGACTTTGAAAAGCAGCGCGAAGTCGTGGAAAGCCTGCTGAATAAGAACTCGGCCCACGGCATGCTCGGCGCCCAGGACGCTCAGCAGTTCACCGAGGCGGTCGAGCAAATGGCGACCACGCTGAAGCGCGGCATCACCAAGGTGCCTCCGCAGCAGTACATGGACGCCTACACGTTTCTGAAGAAGTTGCTTTACTCGACCTGTCAAACCCAGTTGCCTTAGTCAGCATTTTGCGTTTCGCTTTGGAGAACCCCGTCGTGATTCGACCTGCAACTTTATTCGCATTGGCTGTCCTGACTGCGGCAACCTGGCACTCCGTCGCCATCGCGGAAGACGCCCCAAAACCATCCGTGGAAGCCCTCGTTGAGGCAACCGCCAGCGAAGATGCCACCGTGCGGCGCGAAGCGATCGCCAAGCTGGTGGAGCTGCAGCCTGGCGCGGACGTCACCATCCCGCTGTTCACCAAGCTGCTGGAAGATTCCGATCCGGCCGTTCGCTTGCGGGTGATGAATGCCATCGCCGATGCCGGCCCGGCAGCGGTTCCTGGCTTGATCGAAGCATTGAAGAATGACAAAGCAGCCTTCTGGGCGTGCTTGATCTTGCGTGAACTCGGCCCTCAAGCTGCCGACGCCGCCCCAGCTTTGGCTGGCCTGGTTGAGAACGGCCAAGGCGAGATTCGCCGCGAGGCCCTGCTGGCGTTGGCATCGATGCCCAAGGCAGCCGAGAGTTACTTGCCGCTGATCACGAAGAGCCTCGCAGATGAGCAGCTCGAGATCGCGGCCATCTACACGTTGGGCTGCATCGGCAAATTGCCCCAGGAAGCGGCCGATCGTCTGCAGGCCAATGCCCGTGGCGAAGGACTGTTGTCGCTGGTCAGCCTCTGGGCACTCGCTCGCTCGAATCCGGCGGACCAAGAGCTGAAC
This genomic interval carries:
- a CDS encoding APC family permease codes for the protein MASEENEKLGVLSTLSIGIGGMVGGGIFAVTGLTVEVTKGGAPAAFLISGIVALLTSYSYLKLTLRYPGEGGTVEFLNRAFGGGILTGAANILLLLSYVVLLAIYAYAFGSYAASFFPKEDQAFWLHKFICAVIVGLFLLNLFASKLVVRSENFFNAAKMILLLAFILFGLATPIEWSRLDYEHYVSAPGLIAGAMLIFLNYEGFELIANASNDVANPKRTLPIAYLGGVAIVMVLYFLIALVVVGHLGFEEVSQSSAHVLSVAADDVMGRTGYIAIAVAAIFATSSAINATFYSTGRLTYIIAKSGELPTELERSIRGQHAEGTFITAALALLIANFVPLEAIATMGSAGFLLIFLGVNVAAVRLAKETGGRVWISALAAISTWIALVVLCIEVDENAATRKHLWILFGMIVLSLAIEVVYRSVTGRKIRLVKWKNHDAK
- a CDS encoding DUF1593 domain-containing protein; translation: MRSRALCLVCLWTLAIAGPILAQEPNMPRPRLLVLTDIGGDPDDQQSMVRLMIYANQFRLEGLVASASGTPGELKKAITQPQLIREIVDAYAQVRPNLAKHESNWPEAAQLAACIKSGNPERGRKHIGDKHDTEGSKFLIERIDAGTKDDPLNIAIWGGQTDLAQALWRVKHDRSEAEYQTFVQKLHVYDIADQDGIADWMHDEFPGMFYILSKAPPGEDRRQATFRGMYLTGDLSLTSREWIDQHIRSQGPLGKLYPTKTWTSPNPHGCLKEGDTPSWFFFLPSGGNTPSDPSQPGWGGQYTLAQDGWYRDRPKSSGDPRESVSRWRPEFQKDFAKRMAWCVD
- a CDS encoding DUF1254 domain-containing protein encodes the protein MKTTLASMILLLVCLLSPGILSAEDPAADDVATAETAMIYGYPMVMNYAAIYEFFIDTTSSQYKCGFNEVFNTAHVATPADTAVVTPNSDTPYSFFCADLRAEPVVFAVPQIEEDRYFSVQLVDLYTYNYGYVGSRTTGNQGGKYMVAGPNWTGEKPPGIDQVFRCETDFSMAIIRTQLFDPADIENVKKVQKGYQILPLSTFLGEPSPESPPQVNWPKIDKELATKDPYAYLAFLLRFCPTVGQAKVEEPLRAQFMNIGIEAGKPFPCCELSEGQKVALKLGGEKGIAAIKNKVAKIGTEMNSWRVTAAFGDRDFFQGDWTLRAAAAMAGLYGNDAEEATYPLTVQDVDGHPLDSSKQNYALTFPAGQLPPVNAFWSVTMYDGKTQLLIENPIDRYLINSPMLPGMKKNADGSLTIYIQKDSPGKEKEANWLPAPDGPIYLVMRLYWPKTEPPSILPPGKGSWKPPGVVKAD
- a CDS encoding glycosyltransferase family 2 protein; translation: MSVSVVVPIYNEIETIPLLYSSLHGVLANLGRDYEILFVDDGSSDGSTAKLKEVAATDPHVKVVEFRRNYGQTAAMHAGIQHASMDVVITLDGDMQNDPEDIPMMLEKIDEGFDLVHGWRKNRQDAFVNRKLPSKIANWLISKVTKFPIHDLGCTLKAIRREIAVELELYGEMHRFIPILAHQRGAKCVEVVTRHHARRFGQTKYGIGRTTRVVLDLLTVAYMQQFFTSPMKLFGRMGFACLGIAGLSVLTTIGMKLIGQVDMTGNPLLLFAVLSTILGSQMFGMGLLGEVNARIYYASNGNDSYAVRSLTNFDDDSPHSIKMRRQAA